The Helicobacter pylori genome includes a window with the following:
- a CDS encoding DNA methyltransferase → MSNLALICDRGSKVSPISNVFVTNMLCDLHVNGSGSYAFLLYRLE, encoded by the coding sequence TTGTCTAATCTCGCTCTAATTTGCGATAGAGGCTCTAAAGTAAGCCCCATTTCTAATGTTTTTGTAACGAACATGCTTTGCGATTTGCATGTGAATGGATCGGGGAGTTATGCGTTTTTGTTGTATCGTTTAGAATAG
- a CDS encoding DNA-methyltransferase, whose protein sequence is MDFLKENLNTIIEGDCLEKLKDFPDRSVDFIFADPPYFMQTEGELKRFEGTKFQGVEDHWDKFGSFKEYDAFCWGWLKECQRILKDNGSICVIGSFHNIFRIGFHLQNLGFWILNDIIWHKSNPVPNFAGKRLCNAHETLIWCAKHKNSKVTFNYKTMKYLNNDKQEKSVWQIPICIGNERLKDAQGKKVHSTQKPEALLKKIILSATKPKDIILDPFFGTGTTGAVAKSMNRYFIGIEKDSFYIKEAAKRLNNTRDKSDFITNLDLETKPPKIPMSLLISKQLLKIGDFLYSPNKEKICQVLENGQVRDNENYETSIHKMSAKYLNKTNHNGWKFFYAYYQNQFLLLDELRYICQKEF, encoded by the coding sequence ATGGATTTTTTAAAAGAAAACTTAAACACTATCATAGAGGGGGATTGTTTAGAAAAATTGAAAGATTTTCCTGACAGAAGCGTTGATTTTATCTTTGCTGACCCCCCATATTTTATGCAAACAGAGGGGGAATTGAAGCGTTTTGAAGGCACAAAATTTCAAGGCGTTGAGGATCATTGGGATAAATTTGGCTCTTTTAAGGAATACGATGCCTTTTGTTGGGGTTGGTTAAAAGAATGCCAAAGGATTTTAAAAGATAATGGCAGTATTTGTGTGATAGGGAGTTTTCACAATATTTTTAGAATTGGTTTTCATTTACAAAATTTAGGGTTTTGGATACTCAATGACATTATTTGGCACAAGAGCAATCCGGTGCCTAATTTTGCTGGAAAAAGACTATGCAACGCCCATGAAACGCTTATTTGGTGCGCTAAACACAAAAACAGCAAAGTTACTTTTAATTATAAAACAATGAAATATCTTAATAATGACAAACAAGAAAAATCGGTTTGGCAAATCCCTATTTGTATTGGTAACGAAAGATTAAAAGACGCGCAAGGTAAAAAAGTGCATTCCACGCAAAAACCAGAAGCGCTTCTAAAAAAAATCATTTTAAGTGCGACTAAACCTAAAGATATTATTTTAGATCCCTTTTTTGGCACAGGCACAACAGGGGCTGTGGCTAAATCTATGAATAGGTATTTTATTGGCATTGAAAAAGATTCTTTTTATATCAAAGAAGCGGCAAAACGCCTGAATAACACTAGGGATAAAAGCGATTTTATCACTAATTTAGACTTAGAAACTAAACCCCCAAAAATCCCTATGAGTCTTTTAATTTCTAAACAATTATTAAAAATCGGGGATTTTTTATACTCACCTAACAAAGAAAAAATTTGTCAAGTTTTGGAAAACGGACAAGTGAGGGATAATGAAAATTATGAAACTTCTATTCATAAGATGAGCGCTAAATATTTGAATAAAACCAACCATAATGGCTGGAAATTTTTTTATGCGTATTATCAAAATCAATTTTTATTGCTAGATGAATTGCGTTATATCTGCCAAAAGGAGTTTTAA
- a CDS encoding S41 family peptidase yields the protein MTKRLFKGLLAISLAVSLHGGEVKEKKPVKPVKEDPQELAAKRVEAFSRFSNVVTEIEKKYVDKITISEIMTKAIEGLLSNLDAHSAYLNEKKFKEFQAQTEGEFGGLGITVGMRDGVLTVIAPLEGTPAYKAGVKSGDNILKINNESTLSMSIDDAINLMRGKPKTPIQITIVRKNEPKPLVFNIIRDIIKLPSVYVKKIKETPYLYVRVNSFDKNVTKSVLDGLKANPKTKGVVLDLRGNPGGLLNQAVGLSNLFIKEGILVSQKGKNKEENLEYKANGRAPYTNLPIAVLVNGGSASASEIVAGALQDHKRAVIIGEKTFGKGSVQVLLPVNKDEAIKITTARYYLPSGRTIQAKGITPDIVIYPGKAPENENKFSLKEADLKHHLEQELKKIDDKTPNSKEADKDKKSEEEKEVTPKMINDDIQLKTAIDSLKTWSIVDEKMDEKAPKKK from the coding sequence ATGACAAAACGACTTTTTAAAGGGTTGTTAGCGATTTCTCTTGCTGTGAGTTTGCATGGCGGTGAAGTTAAGGAAAAAAAGCCGGTCAAGCCGGTTAAAGAAGATCCGCAAGAATTGGCGGCTAAAAGGGTGGAAGCGTTCAGCCGTTTCTCTAATGTGGTTACAGAAATTGAAAAAAAATATGTGGATAAAATCACCATTTCTGAGATCATGACTAAAGCGATTGAAGGCTTGCTCTCTAATTTGGACGCGCATTCAGCGTATTTGAATGAAAAGAAATTTAAGGAATTTCAAGCTCAAACCGAGGGCGAATTTGGGGGGCTTGGGATCACGGTGGGCATGCGCGATGGCGTTTTAACCGTGATCGCTCCTTTAGAAGGCACTCCAGCTTACAAGGCTGGGGTTAAGTCAGGCGATAACATTTTAAAAATCAATAACGAAAGCACGCTGAGCATGAGCATTGATGATGCGATCAACCTCATGCGCGGCAAGCCAAAGACCCCTATTCAGATCACCATTGTGAGAAAAAACGAGCCAAAACCCTTGGTGTTTAACATCATTAGAGACATCATTAAACTCCCCTCTGTCTATGTGAAAAAGATTAAAGAAACCCCTTATCTGTATGTGAGAGTCAATTCTTTTGATAAAAATGTGACTAAATCGGTTTTAGACGGCTTGAAAGCTAACCCTAAGACTAAGGGGGTTGTGTTGGATTTAAGGGGTAATCCTGGAGGGCTGTTAAACCAAGCGGTGGGCTTGTCTAACCTCTTCATTAAAGAGGGGATTTTAGTCTCTCAAAAAGGCAAAAATAAAGAAGAAAATTTAGAATACAAGGCTAATGGCAGAGCCCCTTATACCAATTTGCCTATTGCGGTGTTAGTCAATGGCGGTTCAGCGAGCGCGAGCGAGATCGTAGCAGGGGCGCTGCAAGATCACAAACGAGCCGTGATTATTGGTGAAAAAACCTTTGGTAAGGGAAGCGTGCAAGTGTTACTCCCTGTCAATAAAGACGAAGCCATTAAAATCACAACCGCGCGCTACTATTTGCCGAGCGGGCGCACCATTCAAGCTAAGGGGATCACGCCTGATATTGTGATTTATCCGGGTAAAGCACCAGAAAATGAAAATAAATTCAGCTTGAAAGAAGCGGATCTAAAACACCATTTAGAGCAAGAGCTTAAAAAGATTGATGATAAAACCCCTAATTCCAAAGAAGCGGACAAAGACAAGAAAAGCGAAGAGGAAAAAGAGGTTACTCCTAAAATGATTAACGATGATATTCAATTAAAAACCGCTATTGACAGCTTGAAAACCTGGTCTATCGTAGATGAGAAAATGGATGAAAAAGCGCCCAAGAAGAAATAA
- a CDS encoding SH3 domain-containing protein, translated as MKTITIVSLILSLLVSFLVAENAHDPEEIKAKVAYVKIPQLEDLENNPVYIGQTIGVTYDLLLFDAEFLEAKIKDELDKTQIELLSKMPKWKKVEKELFRATYYYKIKGIKASIPPLEVSAFSNKDKYIDYSIAPKVTLQVTDLSKNPRYANVMAKDLQVLQYKTKDYDDKNNILVVELAFKEANWEDFYIKEALKQGFDNASLNQIKAKEGSVFYYCVLPKTIQNLSFDYFSLSNRQFKTLSFSTIPTQDTTGIQSDLIPKNNFLVFSNVALLALCVFFLVLFFIFGRKLIFLGLGILCLGFVLYNLLFTQKSALLLAHKKIRILPTQNSTILGLSKNEMPIKILGSHDDYYKILTPHEQIGWVKKDEVK; from the coding sequence ATGAAAACCATCACAATCGTTAGCTTGATTTTAAGCCTTTTGGTAAGCTTTTTGGTTGCTGAAAACGCTCATGATCCAGAAGAAATCAAGGCTAAAGTGGCTTATGTGAAAATCCCCCAATTAGAAGATTTGGAAAACAACCCCGTTTATATCGGTCAAACTATAGGCGTAACTTATGATTTATTGCTGTTTGACGCTGAGTTTTTGGAAGCTAAAATCAAAGACGAGCTGGATAAAACCCAAATTGAGCTTTTAAGCAAAATGCCTAAATGGAAAAAGGTGGAAAAAGAGCTTTTCAGAGCGACTTATTATTACAAGATTAAGGGCATAAAAGCGAGCATTCCGCCTTTAGAAGTGAGCGCGTTTTCCAATAAAGACAAATATATAGATTATTCCATAGCCCCAAAAGTTACTTTGCAGGTAACGGACTTATCCAAAAACCCTCGTTATGCGAATGTCATGGCTAAAGATTTACAAGTCTTGCAATACAAAACCAAAGATTATGACGATAAAAACAATATTTTGGTGGTGGAATTAGCGTTCAAAGAGGCTAATTGGGAAGATTTTTACATCAAAGAAGCGCTCAAACAAGGGTTTGATAACGCCTCTTTAAACCAAATCAAGGCTAAAGAAGGGAGCGTTTTTTATTATTGCGTGTTGCCTAAAACCATTCAAAACCTTTCTTTTGATTATTTTTCGCTTTCAAACAGGCAATTTAAAACCTTATCTTTTTCAACCATTCCCACTCAAGACACTACCGGTATTCAAAGCGATCTCATCCCTAAAAACAATTTTTTAGTCTTTTCTAATGTGGCGTTGCTCGCTTTGTGCGTGTTTTTCTTGGTGTTGTTTTTCATTTTTGGGCGCAAACTCATTTTTTTAGGGCTTGGGATTTTGTGCTTAGGGTTTGTTTTGTATAACCTTTTATTCACGCAAAAATCAGCCCTTTTGCTCGCTCATAAAAAAATCCGCATTCTGCCCACGCAAAATTCCACCATTTTAGGGCTTTCTAAAAATGAAATGCCGATTAAAATTTTAGGTTCGCATGATGATTATTATAAAATCCTAACGCCGCATGAACAAATAGGATGGGTCAAAAAAGATGAAGTCAAATAA
- a CDS encoding 1-acyl-sn-glycerol-3-phosphate acyltransferase: MKSNKKSNRLRAVYRALVIAIGLAVIIVFNYFNRKNNNARSSRRACSCFFSLTGVNLEKIGAFDTDAKLIVLNHQSLLDIIYLEAYHPSNICWIAKKELGEIPFYGHALTDTGMILIDREDKKGMVSLLKACKERLDQNRPLVIFPEGTRGKGGEKFLPFKQGAKIIAEKFQLKIQPMVLINSIKIFNSKPLEAYKARTRLVMLESYTPDFNSPTWYEELQERMQKEYLKHYHELNPSEQ; this comes from the coding sequence ATGAAGTCAAATAAAAAATCCAATCGTTTAAGAGCGGTTTATAGAGCTTTAGTGATCGCTATAGGCTTAGCCGTTATCATTGTTTTCAATTATTTTAACCGCAAAAACAATAACGCCCGCTCCAGCCGTAGGGCTTGTTCGTGCTTTTTTTCCCTTACCGGGGTTAATTTAGAAAAAATAGGCGCTTTTGATACGGACGCTAAACTCATTGTCTTAAACCACCAAAGCTTACTAGACATCATTTATTTAGAAGCCTACCACCCTAGCAATATTTGCTGGATTGCTAAAAAAGAGCTGGGCGAAATCCCCTTTTATGGGCATGCCCTAACGGATACGGGAATGATTTTAATTGACAGGGAGGATAAAAAGGGGATGGTGAGCCTTTTGAAAGCGTGTAAAGAAAGATTAGACCAAAACCGCCCTTTAGTGATTTTCCCTGAAGGCACTAGAGGCAAAGGAGGAGAAAAATTCCTCCCTTTCAAGCAAGGGGCTAAAATCATCGCCGAAAAATTCCAGCTCAAAATCCAGCCCATGGTGTTAATCAATTCCATTAAAATCTTTAATTCCAAGCCCCTAGAAGCCTATAAAGCCCGCACCCGTTTAGTCATGCTAGAAAGTTATACGCCTGATTTTAACTCGCCCACCTGGTATGAAGAATTACAAGAACGCATGCAAAAAGAGTATTTAAAACACTACCATGAATTAAACCCTAGCGAACAATGA
- the ung gene encoding uracil-DNA glycosylase codes for MKLFDCAPLSLAWREFLQSEFKKPYFLEIEKRYLEALKSPKTIFPKSSNLFYALNLTPPSAVKIILLGQDPYHSTYLENQQELPVAMGLSFSVEKTAPIPPSLKNIFKELHANLGVPVPCCGDLSAWAKRGMLLLNAILSVEKNQAASHKCIGWEAFSDQILIRLFEANAPLIVVLLGKVAQKKIVLIPKNKHIIITAPHPSPLSRGFLGSGVFTSVQKAYREVYHKDFDFSL; via the coding sequence ATGAAGCTTTTTGACTGCGCTCCTTTAAGTTTGGCTTGGCGGGAGTTTTTGCAAAGCGAATTTAAAAAGCCTTATTTCTTAGAAATAGAAAAACGCTACTTAGAGGCTCTAAAAAGCCCTAAAACCATTTTCCCTAAAAGCTCTAATCTGTTTTATGCACTCAATCTAACACCCCCTAGCGCGGTTAAAATCATTCTTTTAGGGCAAGATCCCTACCATTCCACCTACCTAGAAAATCAACAAGAATTGCCTGTGGCGATGGGCTTAAGCTTTAGCGTGGAAAAAACCGCCCCCATCCCCCCAAGCTTAAAAAATATTTTTAAAGAATTGCATGCGAATTTAGGCGTGCCTGTGCCTTGTTGTGGGGATTTGAGCGCGTGGGCTAAAAGGGGCATGCTGTTATTGAACGCCATTTTAAGCGTGGAAAAAAACCAAGCCGCTTCGCACAAATGCATCGGCTGGGAAGCTTTTAGCGATCAAATATTGATACGCCTTTTTGAAGCCAACGCCCCCTTGATCGTGGTGTTATTAGGGAAAGTCGCCCAAAAAAAGATCGTGCTAATCCCCAAGAACAAACACATCATCATCACCGCTCCTCACCCTAGCCCATTATCTAGGGGGTTTTTAGGGAGTGGGGTTTTTACAAGCGTTCAAAAAGCTTATAGAGAGGTTTATCATAAGGATTTTGATTTTAGTTTATGA
- the gap gene encoding type I glyceraldehyde-3-phosphate dehydrogenase, with protein MPIKIAINGTGRIGLCAIRATSQRKDIEIVAINSTAETETLLHLIRHDSVHGHFEAKLNADRTLNIGHSKNILVLSERDINKLDFSIANAEIIIECTGKFNSLEASSAHLKNSVKKVIISAPAQNAPTFVYGVNHKNYHNESVISNASCTTNASAPLLKILDEAFKVENALLTTIHSYTNDQNLLDTKHKDIRRARAAGLNLIPTSTGVSKAISLVLPHLGPKITGLAIRVPTPNVSLVDLSLSFKKSVSKASVQHVLKDACKHAFKGVVGIDEERLVSSDFISSPFSAIVIDDQIMTIGEKNAKVLAWYDNEMGYSERLIDMVQYIAQN; from the coding sequence ATGCCAATTAAAATCGCTATCAATGGGACTGGGCGCATCGGTTTGTGTGCTATAAGAGCCACTAGTCAAAGAAAAGATATAGAAATCGTTGCTATCAATTCTACCGCTGAAACAGAAACTCTTTTGCATTTGATACGCCATGACAGCGTGCATGGGCATTTTGAAGCCAAATTAAACGCTGATAGAACCCTAAATATCGGGCATAGTAAAAATATTTTAGTGTTGAGCGAGCGAGACATTAACAAGCTTGATTTTTCTATCGCTAACGCAGAAATCATCATAGAATGCACCGGGAAATTCAATTCATTAGAAGCTTCAAGCGCTCATCTTAAAAACAGCGTGAAAAAAGTCATCATCTCCGCTCCTGCGCAAAACGCCCCCACCTTTGTCTATGGGGTGAATCACAAGAATTACCATAACGAAAGCGTGATTTCTAACGCTTCTTGCACGACTAACGCTAGCGCTCCTTTATTAAAAATCTTAGATGAAGCCTTTAAAGTAGAAAACGCGCTTTTAACCACCATTCACAGCTACACTAACGATCAAAACCTTTTAGACACCAAGCACAAAGACATCCGCCGCGCTAGAGCGGCTGGTTTAAATCTTATCCCCACAAGCACCGGCGTGAGCAAAGCCATTTCGCTAGTTTTACCGCATTTAGGCCCTAAGATCACAGGCCTTGCTATTAGAGTGCCTACCCCTAATGTGAGCTTAGTGGATCTGTCTTTAAGCTTTAAAAAATCCGTGAGTAAAGCGAGCGTTCAGCATGTGCTTAAAGATGCTTGTAAGCATGCCTTTAAAGGGGTTGTGGGTATTGATGAAGAAAGGCTTGTTTCAAGCGATTTTATTTCTTCGCCTTTTAGCGCGATTGTGATTGATGATCAAATCATGACAATAGGCGAAAAAAATGCTAAAGTATTGGCATGGTATGATAATGAAATGGGTTATAGTGAGCGCTTGATAGACATGGTGCAATATATAGCGCAAAATTAA
- a CDS encoding phosphoglycerate kinase, whose amino-acid sequence MLAKMSFMQNVKNIQEVEVSHKRVLIRVDFNVPLDENLNITDDTRIRESLPTIQFCIDNKAKDIILVSHLGRPKGVEEKLSLKPFLKRLERLLNHEVVFSQNIVQLKQALNENVPTRIFLLENIRFLKGEEENDENLAKDLASLCDVFVNDAFGTSHRKHASTYGTAQFAPVKVSGFLLKKEIDSFYQAFNHPLRPLLLIVGGAKVSSKLTLLKNILDLIDKLIIAGAMSNTFLKALGYDVQDSSVEDALINDALELLQSAKEKKVKVYLPIDAVTTDDILNPKHIKISPVQDIEPKHKIADIGPASLKLFSEIIESAPTIIWNGPLGVHEKQEFARGTTFLAHKIADTYAFSLIGGGDTIDAINRAGEKDNMSFISTGGGASLELLEGKILPCFEVLDKRH is encoded by the coding sequence ATGTTAGCTAAAATGTCGTTTATGCAAAACGTTAAAAACATTCAAGAAGTGGAAGTGAGCCATAAAAGGGTGCTTATTAGAGTGGATTTTAATGTGCCTTTAGATGAAAATTTGAATATTACCGATGATACGCGCATTAGAGAGAGCTTGCCCACCATCCAATTTTGTATTGACAATAAGGCTAAAGATATTATTTTAGTGAGCCATTTGGGCCGCCCTAAAGGGGTTGAAGAAAAATTGAGCTTGAAACCTTTTTTAAAACGCCTTGAAAGACTTTTAAATCATGAAGTGGTTTTTTCTCAAAATATCGTGCAACTCAAGCAGGCTTTAAACGAAAACGTGCCCACAAGGATTTTTCTTTTAGAGAACATCCGTTTTTTAAAAGGCGAAGAAGAAAATGATGAAAATCTGGCTAAAGATTTAGCGAGTTTGTGCGATGTGTTTGTGAATGACGCTTTTGGCACGAGCCACAGAAAGCATGCCAGCACTTATGGCACGGCGCAATTCGCCCCTGTTAAAGTGAGCGGGTTTTTGCTCAAAAAAGAAATTGATTCGTTTTATCAGGCGTTTAACCACCCTTTACGCCCTCTATTGTTGATTGTGGGGGGGGCTAAGGTCAGCTCCAAACTCACTTTATTAAAAAATATTTTAGATCTCATTGACAAGCTCATTATTGCCGGGGCGATGAGCAACACCTTCTTAAAAGCTTTAGGCTATGATGTGCAAGATTCTTCTGTAGAAGACGCTCTAATCAATGACGCCCTAGAGTTATTGCAAAGTGCGAAAGAAAAAAAAGTCAAAGTCTATTTACCTATAGACGCTGTAACCACTGATGATATCCTTAACCCCAAACACATCAAAATTTCACCCGTCCAAGACATTGAGCCTAAACACAAGATCGCTGATATAGGGCCTGCGAGCTTGAAATTATTTTCTGAAATCATAGAGAGCGCGCCCACGATCATATGGAATGGCCCCTTAGGCGTGCATGAAAAACAAGAATTCGCCAGAGGCACAACCTTTTTAGCCCACAAAATCGCTGACACTTACGCTTTCTCGCTCATTGGTGGGGGCGATACCATTGATGCGATCAACCGTGCGGGCGAAAAGGATAACATGAGTTTTATTTCCACCGGTGGGGGAGCGAGTTTGGAATTATTAGAGGGCAAAATTTTACCTTGTTTTGAGGTTTTGGATAAACGCCATTAA
- the corA gene encoding magnesium/cobalt transporter CorA: protein MVNVFFKQQKFVIKKRFNDFNGFDIEENEVLWFELINPTPNELATLSQEYAIHYNTDHSQRVSSVTKYWEDSSSVTINASFTNQDENETFHTEMATFILSNNILFTIYYGTLEIFDSIQKKVLASPKKFEDGFDILTKIFEVYFEKGVECLEWINKQTSLLRKNIIFKETSTHDDILVRLSNLQEFNVALRDSFFDKRRIITALLRSNKVDSDTKNNLNIILTDFSSLVESTTVNLNSLDNIQNLFASQVNVEQNKIIKLFTVATMAMMPPTLIGTIYGMNFKFMPELEWQYGYLFALIVMAISTILPVLYFKKKGWL, encoded by the coding sequence ATGGTGAACGTGTTTTTCAAACAGCAAAAATTTGTCATTAAAAAACGCTTTAATGATTTTAATGGTTTTGATATAGAAGAAAATGAAGTTTTATGGTTTGAATTAATCAACCCTACGCCCAATGAATTGGCCACTCTAAGCCAAGAATACGCTATCCACTACAACACAGACCATTCCCAACGAGTCTCATCAGTTACCAAATATTGGGAAGACAGCTCTAGCGTTACGATCAACGCCTCTTTCACTAACCAGGATGAAAATGAGACTTTTCATACGGAAATGGCGACCTTTATTTTGTCTAATAACATTCTTTTCACGATTTATTACGGGACTTTAGAAATTTTTGATTCTATCCAAAAAAAGGTTTTGGCTAGCCCTAAAAAATTTGAAGACGGGTTTGATATTCTGACCAAAATCTTTGAAGTGTATTTTGAAAAAGGGGTGGAATGTTTGGAGTGGATCAACAAACAAACGAGCTTGTTGCGCAAAAACATCATTTTCAAAGAAACTTCTACGCATGATGATATTTTAGTGCGCTTGTCCAATTTGCAAGAATTTAATGTGGCTTTAAGGGATTCTTTTTTTGACAAACGGCGCATTATTACCGCTTTATTAAGGAGCAATAAAGTGGATAGCGATACTAAAAATAATTTAAATATCATTTTAACCGATTTTAGCTCTTTAGTGGAGTCTACAACGGTCAATCTCAACTCCCTAGACAACATTCAAAACCTGTTCGCTTCTCAAGTCAATGTGGAGCAAAATAAAATTATCAAGCTCTTCACGGTGGCGACCATGGCGATGATGCCCCCCACTTTGATTGGCACGATTTATGGCATGAATTTTAAATTCATGCCGGAGTTAGAATGGCAATACGGGTATCTTTTCGCGTTGATTGTCATGGCGATTTCTACGATTTTGCCTGTGCTTTATTTTAAAAAGAAAGGCTGGTTGTAG
- a CDS encoding TerC family protein — translation MEFLSSLLDALSTTHGIVSLATLTLLEIILGIDNIIFITVMVYKLPKHQQNKAMILGLSLAMITRIGLLGGLFFISHLQKPLFALAGMSFSWRDVVLFLGGVFLAFKALVELKEQIYPKEKRQEKAFGFSITLIEIMFLDIVFSLDSVITAIGIAKHLEVMALAIILSVIVMMFFSKIVGDFIEKHYRVKTLAFVFLLVVGVFLFLEGLHLHINKNYLYAGVGFALLIECLNIFIEKKKKKVKKRF, via the coding sequence ATGGAATTTTTATCCTCACTCTTAGACGCTCTTTCTACAACGCATGGCATAGTCTCCTTGGCTACGCTCACGCTTTTAGAAATCATTCTAGGGATTGACAATATCATTTTTATCACGGTGATGGTCTATAAACTCCCCAAACACCAGCAAAATAAAGCCATGATTTTAGGCTTGAGCCTGGCCATGATCACTCGCATAGGGCTTTTAGGGGGTTTGTTTTTTATCAGCCATTTGCAAAAGCCTTTATTCGCTTTAGCAGGCATGAGCTTTTCATGGCGTGATGTGGTGCTGTTTTTAGGGGGGGTGTTTTTAGCTTTTAAAGCGTTAGTGGAACTAAAAGAGCAGATCTATCCTAAAGAAAAACGCCAAGAAAAAGCGTTTGGCTTTTCCATCACCTTAATAGAGATCATGTTTTTAGATATTGTCTTTTCTTTAGACTCTGTGATCACGGCTATTGGGATCGCTAAACACTTAGAAGTCATGGCACTTGCTATTATTTTATCTGTAATAGTGATGATGTTTTTTTCCAAAATCGTTGGCGATTTTATTGAAAAACACTACCGTGTCAAAACTTTAGCCTTTGTTTTTTTGCTCGTTGTGGGCGTGTTTTTGTTTTTAGAGGGCTTGCATTTACACATCAATAAAAATTACTTGTATGCGGGCGTTGGTTTTGCCTTACTCATAGAATGCTTGAATATCTTCATAGAAAAGAAAAAGAAAAAAGTTAAAAAGCGTTTTTAA